Genomic window (Campylobacter sp. RM16704):
ATAGGCTTGGTTGATTTTTTTCATCATCTCTTGAGTTATCTTTAAAAGTTCAGGTGGGAGTTCTTTAGAATGAAGGTTATCATAGTGGTATTCTTTAGCTAGTTTTCTATAACTTTTCTTTATACTTTCAAAATCATCATTTGGATGAGAATTTAAAATTTCATAGGCTTGTTCTAGGGTGATTTTTACTTCATCTTGGTGTTTTTCTTGTTTTTGCTGAGTGTTTTCATGTGTGAAATTATAAATTTGCTCATATCTTATTTTTATTTCTCTAAAGCTTATGAGGTTTAACCCAAGTCCTATGATGATATTTTCCATTAAGGTGTTTTCATTTGCACTCATTTGTTTATCATAATATATTAGATCAAGCAATAAACATATAAGAAAATCCGCTTCTTCCTTGCTTATACGTATATTAGAGCAAAGCTCACTAATGCTTCTGCCTTGATTTTTCTCATACTCAAAAATACTTGCATAAGTATTTCTAAAGCCACTATACTCTTTAGTATAAAACATTTCTATCTTATCAAGTAAAGAAGATATAAATTTAGATAAATTTTGAGTAATGATTTTATTATCTACTTTGGCAACTTTTGCTAAAAAAGCAACTATAATAGCAGGATTTTTACTATAAATATAATCAAATTTTTGTCTTACAACATGGTATAATTCTTTTCCGCAAAATATACAAAATTTAGCGTCTTTATCAGGATTAAATTCTGAGCAGTGTTTGCAAATTCTATATTCTTGAGCTTCAAATTTTAAAGAAAACAAAATAAAACCTTATTTTAAATATAATAAAAAGTTATTTTACAAAGAACTTACTTAAAATGTGCTATTTTGCTTTTATCTATAAGAATTAATCAAAATATTTAAACTTTAAATATTCTTAAATTA
Coding sequences:
- a CDS encoding DnaJ domain-containing protein translates to MFSLKFEAQEYRICKHCSEFNPDKDAKFCIFCGKELYHVVRQKFDYIYSKNPAIIVAFLAKVAKVDNKIITQNLSKFISSLLDKIEMFYTKEYSGFRNTYASIFEYEKNQGRSISELCSNIRISKEEADFLICLLLDLIYYDKQMSANENTLMENIIIGLGLNLISFREIKIRYEQIYNFTHENTQQKQEKHQDEVKITLEQAYEILNSHPNDDFESIKKSYRKLAKEYHYDNLHSKELPPELLKITQEMMKKINQAYEIIKQARGI